The Candidatus Margulisiibacteriota bacterium genome contains the following window.
CATATATCAAGAAGCGGTTTTTTCGACGTATGGGGGAGAAAAAACCGCTTCTTTGACAAGCTCACATCCTGTGTAGGTCTTTTTTCTTGCATCCATGAATGGTGTTGGGTATAATCAGAGTGATTGCCCGGCACTGAATGGTTTGAGAGCCAGAGGGTCGAGGCAATTCTCTCTCTTCTATTGCCGATGGCCTTTAGCCTTCGCCCCACCCCTCTCCCTCCCCAGCGGGCACGAACATTCAAGCCCCATTCAGATAGATGCGCGCCCGCTGCTCATAAACACAATTATTTTGCCCTCAATTAAAGAAAAACGCCAAATATTTAAGGCAAATATCTTACTTATTCCCAAAAATGGCGTATAATTAAATAGCTGACATAAATTATTATGACAATCTCTAATCTACAATTTCATAGTAAGACATTGAGACACTCCTCTAACCCCAACGATTACGCCCTATACCGAGCAGCACTTGAATGGGACTTAATGGAGCCCATTGTAATCGAAAATCGTGAAGATATAAGGTCAGAAACTAAATGGCATGACCGGCTCGAACCCTATCACCATCAAGTCACCAATTTAATGACATTTTGTCGCCGACTCCCAGTAACATTGCTTGCTGACGATGTTGGGTTAGGAAAAACCATAAGTGCCGGCCTGGTAATGAGCGAATTAATATCTCGCGGGAGAATATCTAAAATACTAATCGTTTGCCCAAAGCTACTAATGCCTCAATGGCGAGAAGAACTCGACCTAAAATTCGGAATCCCTTCAATTGAAGCTGTCGGAAGCAAACTTGTTAAAGCTAAACCCCCAGACGACGCTGGGGCAGTTATAACAACTTACCATTCAGCGCGTTTACATTTTGACGCACTTGCCAAAGTTGGATATGAAATGCTTATCCTTGATGAAGCACATAAACTTCGTAATCTATATGGAGTAGATCCTACTCCTCAAGTCGCGTTGCGTTTTCGAAAAGCATTAGCAGATAGACTGTTTAAATATGTTCTTATGCTTACTGCCACCCCTATTCACAATAGGCTTTGGGACCTTTATTCATTAATTGATTTATTAACCGTCGCTCGTGGGCACGAGAATCCGTTTGGAAGCGAAGGCATTTTTGCCAGGAAATATATTGCTGATGGTCGCACTCAAGCAAGACAGTTAAAGGTTGAAAGGAAAGACGAATTCCGCTCTATTGTTTATAGTTACATGTCTAGAGTAAGGCGCGCAGATGCAAAGCTATATTTTCCGGAAAGGGTCGTTGAGCTTCATAAAGTTGATCCGACCAAAGAAGAACTTGAATTAATAGATATTATTGCTAAACCAATACAAAAGCTTAACCGACTTGCTCAAATCTCTATTCTTCAGGCATTAATAAGCAGTCCCCATGCTTTAGCGGCCCAATTAAATACAATGGCTCGTAAGGGGACAGTATCAGAGTTACTAGCCAAAGCCGTACAAGCAGTTGTTGATCGGATGCCGATAACTGCTAAATTAAACGGCCTAAATGTCTTAGTTGAAAAACTTAGAAAAGAACAGCCCGAGCATTGGCGAATGATTGTATTTACTTGTCGCAGAGAGACACAAATAACAATCCAAGATTTCCTTGAATCTCGGGGAATATCATGCGGTCTAATAAACGGGGAATCAGGCCCACGAAATCAAACTACCATTGCTAAATTAAAAACGATTCCTCCAGAAATACATGTAATTATTTCCACCGAAGCCGGCTCTGAAGGCGTTAATTTACAAGCAGCTAATGTGTTAATCAATTATGATTTACCCTGGAATCCGATGATCGTTGAGCAACGAATAGGACGAATTCAGAGGCTAGCCTCGAAGCATGCAAGCGTATGCATTTTTAATATTATATTACAAGGCACTTTTGAGGAATATATTGTTGGAAGACTCATGGAAAAGCTGCAGCTGGCCGCACATGCCATTGGAGATGTAGAAGCCTTATTAGAAGCCTCCAATTTAGATGATAATGAAGAGGATGTCTCTACCAGTTTTGAGGAAAAAATCCGGCGCCTTGTTATAGCCTCTTTGGCCGGAAAAGACGTTGAGCTTGAAGCACGTTCAGCTGCTAATAGTATTGCTGAAGCGAAAAAAGAATTAGAGCGAGAAGAAAACAATATAAATTCATTGTTAGGCGGAATGGACGACGAATTTTCTGGGCCTAGATGCCCGAGGTTGCCTCGTCAAACGCAATCAATGGATGCCCGCAATTTTGTATTGTCCGCCTTGGCTTCTCAAGGGATGCGATTGTCTCCTATTTCAAATGGATTATATTCGGCCGAATCTGGGAGAGAAAAAGAAGTAATTCGTTTTGATCACAACGAAGTAATAGGAGTAAGAAGTACTTTATATGCGCCGGGATCATCCTCCTTTGAACGTTTAGTAAGCGGAATCACGTATGATGGGTGGCATCGAGTCGAAGATATTGACACTAATCCGTTGAAAATAGCGGAAGAACTATGCGTTAACTGGGCGAATAGTTTTGGTAGCACATATAAAACAGTAACTACCAAGGAAATAGTTCGTTGTTTTAACGGCACCGCACTAATGAGGGTTAGGGCAACTGTGGCTCATGATGGATATGAACGGCTCGTTGAAGTTGATTGTACCCCAAGTGAGCATTTTAGTGGCGCGTCTAAAAAATGGCTAGACCCAATAAATGAGATAATTGAAAATCCTACTTCTGTTGGTTTAATTACGGACAAATTAAATGAAAAGGCGATCTCTGATCCTAGCATCTCGGAATTTTGCCGATTCTACACCGAAAGAAGGACACAAGAAATGAATGCGGCAGGAGATGATGCTCGCAAAAGGAAGAAACTTGAGGATGATTTTACACCAAGACTGGAGTTATCGTTGGTGGGGCTTAATGGAAAGATGCATCGTAGATTAGTAATAGATGTGACTTATCAATTAGACCCGGGATTTGAGTATACAAGCATGCTGGCACTAACTCCGTCAACAGCCGAGATTAATAAGGGCCCCGATATGGACAAGTGTATGAAGACGGGCCGAGTTGTCCCCCGCGACTGCCTGGACAAGTGCGTTATTAGCAATACTCGGGTGATGAAACACTTACTTACTCCATCAGAACTGAGTGGCAGATTGGCCCTTCCTGAACATATTGTTATTTGTTCTTTAAGTAATAAACGAGTCTTAATCGATGAAGTTGAGAAATCAGCAATCACCGATCAATATGTTACTAAATCCTTGCTTAAAACGTCATCCATGAGCGGCAAAAGAGCGGAACCACAATTCTTCTCTAGATGTGAGTTTAGCAACTCTGAAGTTCTTGAGAATGAGATAGCAATTAGCCAAATATCTGGCAAACGCTATCGCATTGATGAGCAATTACACTCCGCAGTCTCAGGCAAAACCGGACATCGCGAAGAATTCATTTATTGTTCGGAAACGGGTAAGCCCCTATTATCAGATGAAGCGGAAAGATGTGAAGTGACAGGAAAGACCGTTATGCCTGGGTTGCTTGAGAGATGCGAAATAACAGGGAAGAAAGTATTAGCTTCGGAACTTGATAAAAGTGCAGTTACGGGCAAAAAGGCGCTAAAAAAATACTTTGTTCTAAGTAGCCTATCAGAAGCACATCTTCTTGAACAGGAAGCTATAAAATCTGTTGCGGGCAAATTTTGCTCCCCGTTAGAAGCTAAATCATGCTTCTGGAGTGGCCGTCAATGTCACCCCGATGATTTGCGTGTGTGTGAATTAACTGGCATACCAATATATTTTGAATTTGCATCAAATGGGGGGGCTGTTCAGCTCGAACCCTTAGTGAATCTTCTCAATGGGGTTAATAAAAAGGCAGATAAAGCTGATCTCTGGCAAACTATTGCAATAGAAGCCTCTAAGTTAGTTGGCGGGGGAAACTGTAAGGTCGAGGCGGCAGAGTTATCCCCAGATAAGCATTGTTTAGCCATTTCATTAGAAATCCGGACATGGCTAGGTTTTAAATTGAGACAAGCAGGATTATTATATTCTCTGGCAGACAACTCTGTGTCAGGCCGAGTAGTAATTGGCAAACGTGATAATAAAGGCTGGAGGTTTATAAGTTAAACATGAATGAGAATTATATTACGAAGACTAGATATCGAGAAGGGTTATTATGTCCAATATTACTGTGGCATAAGATTCACGAGCCAACAAAAGTTCCACAACCTGACCCTTTCGCAAGAATTAAAATTGAAGGCGGGATTCAAGTCGGTATATTGGCAAGAAAATTATTTCCTGATGGCCTTCTTATCGAAAAAGAGACGTCGGCAATACTAACCCATGAAAAATCGCTAAAAGCACTACAATTGCGAAAGCCATTATTTGAGGCAGGGTTTATCTATAATCATGCATATGCATTAGCAGACATATTAATCCCAGCAGAAGACAACTCATGGGATTTACTCGAAGTAAAAGCAGAAAATTCGATTGATGAGAAAGATTATTGCTGTTTGAGTGAGAGCTTTAACCTTGATTGTGCTGACGTTGCATTTCAGAAATATACATATACTAAAGCCGGCATAAATATTAGAAATTCTAATATCCTACATCTTAATAAGAAATACATTTATGATGGCAAAAAACTATTATTAGAAAAGCTCTTTATTACCCCTGAAAAAGTGAATGACCCTAAAATCAAATTGATTGTACATGATGAGATTGATCGCCACCTCCCCCTTGTCGAAGCCAATATAAATAAACTTGAGGAAATATTACAAAACAATGCTCGCCCTAAAACCATATTTAACAGAAATTGCAAGAAATGCGTATTGTACGACGAATGCTCCAATATCTTACCACCCGATCATGTTCTAATGCTAAGAAGGGATATGAAAGGCATTCGCTTCCAAATGCTGGAAAAGGGAATCACAAAATTATCAGACATCCCAATAACTTCCGAGATAAAAGACCAAAAGATTGAACAAATTAATGCACATAAGACTGGAACAACATTAATTAAAACCAAGAATATTAGGGAATTTATAGACAAAATTGAATACCCCGCATATTTTCTAGATTTTGAAACAATTGACCCTGCCATCCCTATCTTTGAGAAAACACATTCATATCAAAAGATCCCATTCCAATATTCATTGCATATAATAAAGAAGCACGGGGAAAAAGCAGAACATCATAGCTATTTAGCCAAAGGGGATGTTGATCCCAGGCCCGAATTATTGTCCCAGCTTAAAGCACTATTGGGCGATAGGGGCTCAATAATAACCTATAACGCTAAATTTGAAAGAGGTAGATTAAAAGAGGCGTCTGAAGACTTTCCAGAATATAGTGATTGGTTTAATAATAATATTAATGGGCGCATAATTGATTTAGAAGAACCTTTCGATAAGTTCTTTTACTATGATCCCAAACAAAAAGGCAGTACATCTATTAAAGCTATTTTACCCGTATTAACTGATTGCAGCTATGAGGGGTTGGAAATATGCGAAGGGGGTACTGCCGCCGCTGAATATATTAGGGTTACTTTTAATAGTGTCGATGAAAAAGACAAAGAAAATGTTCGGAATCATCTGGAAATATATTGCAAGCAAGACACACAAGCTATGATAGATATACTGGAAAGATTAGAACAAATAGCCGCTGACAATACAAAATAAACATCCAATATATAAGTAACTATATGCTGTCGTAATCTTTTCGGAGGAATTCAAATATAACATTAGTCGGCAAATTAATAAGCAGTTTTTTCGACGCATGGGGGAGAAAAAAATGATTATTTGACAAATTATTGCCTATTCAGGTCTTTTTTTCATCCATGGTGTTGGGTATAATCATTGAGATAGCCCCCGGCGCTGAATGGTCTGATGATCATCGGGTCGAGGCATTTTTCTCTTCTATCGCCTTCTGCCTTCGCCTTTAGCTTTTGGGAGTAGAAAAGGCTAAGACTTAGAGGCAAAAGGCTATCAGGCTTGAAGGCTTATTCCCCCCCTATCATCTCAGCAGCTTCAGATATTCAGCAGCGGCAGTATTTTATTGAGTACTCACAAGATACAAAGAGATCAAAAAACTTAGGGTCGTTAGAATAAATAAAGCCAGCATTCCATATTGAATTAACGGATTTAGCGAGCCCTGCGGATATATTATTTGAAATATGCAGCGAGTCAGCCATAAGATGCTGGTGGCGGAAAGCATAACAATTATTGAGAAACGATTGGCCTGATTGCCATTGATAAAGATTATATTTACGACGCCGAACAAGACTAAACATAAAGAAAAAAAGACATTTATCGCCCGAACGGCGACAATTAGTTCGGTCGCGCGAGGATCAAAGTATGAATACCAATTCCACAGCCTCGGCACAAAAAAATGCCACAGCCCTAAACAGATCGTTATAAGGCTGCCGGCTGTTGTTAAGATCCTACTAAGATACATTTATTTCTTGAGCGGCACTATTCCGGCCAGTTCGCCGATAACATTGACCAACTCCCCATTTGCCGGGACGACAATCTTAGCGTTAGTCGCCAATGATTTTTCAACCGCTTCAAGCTTTCGTAAAACCTGGGCATTGCCAACAAAGTACTTGTTGGCCGCGTCGTTGACCAACTGGATCGCCTGCGCGTCCCCTTCGGCCTCTAAGATCTTCGCTTGACGCATCCCTTCAGCCTTTTTGATCTCCGCGCGGCGCTGGCCGTCAGCCATCGTCTCGGTCGCGGTCGCAAAATCGATCGCGGCAATTTTTTCGTTCTCCGCTTTAACAACTTTATTCATCGTCTCCTGAACATCTTTAGGCGGATCGATCTCTTTCAGCTCGGTCCTGACAATTTCCAGGCCCCACGTCTGGGTCTCTTTTTTTAAGGTCTTTTGCAATTCCTCATTGATCCGGCCGCGTTCACTGTTGGCGGCCTTCAAACTAAGGGTCCCGATTATATTACGGAGCGTCGTTCGGGCCAAATTAACGATCTGGTAGCTATAATTATTGACGCTATATTGGGAGGACTTGACGCTGGCTTCATCTTCTTTTACTTTAAAATAAACCTGCGCGTCGACTCTGGCATTGAGGTTATCATTGGTAATTATTTCCTGGGGTTCGGCATTGATCATAACTTCGGTAATATTGATCTGATACATTTGGTCAATGACCGGAATAACCCAATGAAAACCGGGATTAGCAAATTTCCGATACTTGCCAAACCGCTCGATCAGCCCACGATGGGTTGGACGAACAATTTTAACTCCGGAAAAAAACAACATTACCAGGAACAGACCAATCGACAAAACATATATTAATGACATCTGGCTCCTCCATTAAGAAAGAATAGGCTTCTCTCTGATAATAATGTATTTAAGAAAAACAAACAAGTTCTCCTGGTAACAATTCATGGCATTAAGCGGCTCTATATGATAATATTAAATTTGCTGATCGATGGTGGCGTGAATTTTAAGGAGATGCAACAATGGCTAACAAAGAACAAGGCGGAAATAAGAACGTTAAGAAAGTCGCGAAGTTGTCCCTCAAAGAAAAACGGGCTTTAAAGAAAGAAAAGCGCGCCCTTAAGGGTTAAGCCCCTTTTTTGACCGGGATGATCGGGCAGTATTGCTTAAGGAAAGCGACCGTATATTTGTAGATCAGGTCGGCTCCTTTTTTGTCCAGCGGCAGATGCCCTTCCCCTTTTAAGACTTTCATCGCTTTATGATCGTTTTTGATATCAGCGTAGATCTCCTCAACATTGGCTTCGCTGATCCAGGGATCGTTTTCACCGTAAAGGAGCAAGCACGGCTGTTCGATCCCGGCAATGTCCCCTAAAACTTTCTCCCGGCTATTCACCCCAATGATATCGTCGAGAAAGACCTTGGTTAGGACCGCCCAACTCCCGTTTCTCTTGATCACGAAAAGCTTGCCGGTCAACCGCCAGAAGAAAAAGACCACTTTTTTGATCTGCCGCTTGGAACGTTTGGCAAAGATCCGCAGGTGTTGGCCCAAACGGGCGAATTTTTGCGTCAATTCGTTGAAATGGTTGAAGCCAAGCTCGACCACATCATAGACCGGACAGATGCCGATGACCGCTTTGATCCGGGGATCGTGGTTCCGGGCGGCGTAAAGGAAAGAAGAAAAACTTCCGAAGCTGTGCCCGGCAATAAAAAGCTGTTCCTGATCGACCCCGGAAAACTGATGGACAAAATCGACCACCAAACTGATGTCGGCGACCAGCTCGGAGATCGTATACTCGCTGAAATCATGCCGCGCGACGTCGCCGACCGAATAATCGACCGTCCAGGCCAGGAAACCATCCGCGGCAAAACGACGGGCAATGTTGATCAGGTCGTATGAATTACCGGCACAACCGGGAAAGATGATGATCGTCGGCGCTTTAGGGGCCGGTTCTTTCGGTTGGTGAAGATCGAGCTGAATGACCCGTCCCTTTTTCTTTTCGATCGTAAAACGGCGGATGTTTGAAGGACGCGGCAGGACAAAATGCTGGCTGGAGAGCCAAAGCGGCGCGAAATCGAGCGAAACTGTTTCTTCGTTTATTACCGGTAAGTCGGCCATCTTAAGCATCTCCCTTCCTATATATTTATCGATATTTAAGCCAAATATCTTGCATTCCCACCCCTCGCTTAATCTGCTAAGATACTCTTATGGAAAGCCTGTGGCATAACCTGACCCCGGAACTGATCTTTCAAATGGTTGAGAAAACCATTGGAGAAGAATTAACCAATATTTGCATCAAACGGAACAGTTATATCAACCGGGTTTATGAGTTGGAAAAAGCCGATGGCTCCAGGCTAATCGTTAAATTCTATCGTCCAGGCCGTTGGGATCGGGAAACGATCCTGGCGGAACATAATTTTTTGGCTAAATTACAGGAAAACGATCTATCAGTAATCACGCCGATCGCGATCAACAACCAAACCCTCTTCACCCATGAACAATTCAATTTTACCCTCTTCCCGAAAAAGTGGGGGCGCGCGATGGACGAATTCGATCAAGATGGGTGGCAAACGATCGGCCGACTGATCGCCAAGATCCATCAAACCGGAGAAAAATTAACATCGGCCAAACGCCTGACCTGGCGGCCCAGCGTTGTCACCAGCCAGCATCTCCAGACAATAATTGAAACCGGGTTTATCCTTCCCGATTTCGCTCCTTCACTCAAAGGAGCGGTCGAACAATTGATCGCCAAAAGCGAGCCATTATTTGACCGGGAAGAGACCTTGCTCTTGCATGGCGATTGTCACAAAGGAAATTTTATTTCCCGGCCGGGCGAAGGGATCTACATCATCGACTTTGACGATTGCTGTTTGGGACCGGCGACCCAGGACCTCTGGCTCCTTCTCCCTGACAAGCCCGAGAAGGCCCCTAACGAAGCGGCCTGGCTGATTAAGGGGTACAAGACCTTCCGGAACTTTAATGAGTCGAGCTGGCATCTGGCCCCGGCCTTAAGAGGAATGAGGATCGTCCACTACGCCGCCTGGCTGGCGGTCCAATCAAAAGAGAATGACTTCAGCCGTAACTTCCCCGAAACCGGCACCCCCCGCTATTGGAATAGCCTGGTTAGGGAATTGCAAAGTATCGTCGCGGACGAGCTTTAGAGGAAACGTTCGAACCGCTCTTTTTTCGC
Protein-coding sequences here:
- a CDS encoding SNF2-related protein, whose product is MLADDVGLGKTISAGLVMSELISRGRISKILIVCPKLLMPQWREELDLKFGIPSIEAVGSKLVKAKPPDDAGAVITTYHSARLHFDALAKVGYEMLILDEAHKLRNLYGVDPTPQVALRFRKALADRLFKYVLMLTATPIHNRLWDLYSLIDLLTVARGHENPFGSEGIFARKYIADGRTQARQLKVERKDEFRSIVYSYMSRVRRADAKLYFPERVVELHKVDPTKEELELIDIIAKPIQKLNRLAQISILQALISSPHALAAQLNTMARKGTVSELLAKAVQAVVDRMPITAKLNGLNVLVEKLRKEQPEHWRMIVFTCRRETQITIQDFLESRGISCGLINGESGPRNQTTIAKLKTIPPEIHVIISTEAGSEGVNLQAANVLINYDLPWNPMIVEQRIGRIQRLASKHASVCIFNIILQGTFEEYIVGRLMEKLQLAAHAIGDVEALLEASNLDDNEEDVSTSFEEKIRRLVIASLAGKDVELEARSAANSIAEAKKELEREENNINSLLGGMDDEFSGPRCPRLPRQTQSMDARNFVLSALASQGMRLSPISNGLYSAESGREKEVIRFDHNEVIGVRSTLYAPGSSSFERLVSGITYDGWHRVEDIDTNPLKIAEELCVNWANSFGSTYKTVTTKEIVRCFNGTALMRVRATVAHDGYERLVEVDCTPSEHFSGASKKWLDPINEIIENPTSVGLITDKLNEKAISDPSISEFCRFYTERRTQEMNAAGDDARKRKKLEDDFTPRLELSLVGLNGKMHRRLVIDVTYQLDPGFEYTSMLALTPSTAEINKGPDMDKCMKTGRVVPRDCLDKCVISNTRVMKHLLTPSELSGRLALPEHIVICSLSNKRVLIDEVEKSAITDQYVTKSLLKTSSMSGKRAEPQFFSRCEFSNSEVLENEIAISQISGKRYRIDEQLHSAVSGKTGHREEFIYCSETGKPLLSDEAERCEVTGKTVMPGLLERCEITGKKVLASELDKSAVTGKKALKKYFVLSSLSEAHLLEQEAIKSVAGKFCSPLEAKSCFWSGRQCHPDDLRVCELTGIPIYFEFASNGGAVQLEPLVNLLNGVNKKADKADLWQTIAIEASKLVGGGNCKVEAAELSPDKHCLAISLEIRTWLGFKLRQAGLLYSLADNSVSGRVVIGKRDNKGWRFIS
- a CDS encoding DUF2779 domain-containing protein; translated protein: MNENYITKTRYREGLLCPILLWHKIHEPTKVPQPDPFARIKIEGGIQVGILARKLFPDGLLIEKETSAILTHEKSLKALQLRKPLFEAGFIYNHAYALADILIPAEDNSWDLLEVKAENSIDEKDYCCLSESFNLDCADVAFQKYTYTKAGINIRNSNILHLNKKYIYDGKKLLLEKLFITPEKVNDPKIKLIVHDEIDRHLPLVEANINKLEEILQNNARPKTIFNRNCKKCVLYDECSNILPPDHVLMLRRDMKGIRFQMLEKGITKLSDIPITSEIKDQKIEQINAHKTGTTLIKTKNIREFIDKIEYPAYFLDFETIDPAIPIFEKTHSYQKIPFQYSLHIIKKHGEKAEHHSYLAKGDVDPRPELLSQLKALLGDRGSIITYNAKFERGRLKEASEDFPEYSDWFNNNINGRIIDLEEPFDKFFYYDPKQKGSTSIKAILPVLTDCSYEGLEICEGGTAAAEYIRVTFNSVDEKDKENVRNHLEIYCKQDTQAMIDILERLEQIAADNTK
- a CDS encoding SPFH domain-containing protein; this encodes MSLIYVLSIGLFLVMLFFSGVKIVRPTHRGLIERFGKYRKFANPGFHWVIPVIDQMYQINITEVMINAEPQEIITNDNLNARVDAQVYFKVKEDEASVKSSQYSVNNYSYQIVNLARTTLRNIIGTLSLKAANSERGRINEELQKTLKKETQTWGLEIVRTELKEIDPPKDVQETMNKVVKAENEKIAAIDFATATETMADGQRRAEIKKAEGMRQAKILEAEGDAQAIQLVNDAANKYFVGNAQVLRKLEAVEKSLATNAKIVVPANGELVNVIGELAGIVPLKK
- a CDS encoding alpha/beta hydrolase, which gives rise to MADLPVINEETVSLDFAPLWLSSQHFVLPRPSNIRRFTIEKKKGRVIQLDLHQPKEPAPKAPTIIIFPGCAGNSYDLINIARRFAADGFLAWTVDYSVGDVARHDFSEYTISELVADISLVVDFVHQFSGVDQEQLFIAGHSFGSFSSFLYAARNHDPRIKAVIGICPVYDVVELGFNHFNELTQKFARLGQHLRIFAKRSKRQIKKVVFFFWRLTGKLFVIKRNGSWAVLTKVFLDDIIGVNSREKVLGDIAGIEQPCLLLYGENDPWISEANVEEIYADIKNDHKAMKVLKGEGHLPLDKKGADLIYKYTVAFLKQYCPIIPVKKGA
- a CDS encoding serine/threonine protein kinase produces the protein MESLWHNLTPELIFQMVEKTIGEELTNICIKRNSYINRVYELEKADGSRLIVKFYRPGRWDRETILAEHNFLAKLQENDLSVITPIAINNQTLFTHEQFNFTLFPKKWGRAMDEFDQDGWQTIGRLIAKIHQTGEKLTSAKRLTWRPSVVTSQHLQTIIETGFILPDFAPSLKGAVEQLIAKSEPLFDREETLLLHGDCHKGNFISRPGEGIYIIDFDDCCLGPATQDLWLLLPDKPEKAPNEAAWLIKGYKTFRNFNESSWHLAPALRGMRIVHYAAWLAVQSKENDFSRNFPETGTPRYWNSLVRELQSIVADEL